A region of the Streptococcus oralis Uo5 genome:
TACTAAAGCGATCGGTATCATTATCGTTCTTGCAGTAGGTCTTTCATTCATCGGTAAATTCTTGCTTGGAATGGGCGCATAATTTATGAGCAAATCATTAATTTTGGTGAGTCATGGTCGTTTCTGTGAAGAACTTAAAGGTAGCACTGAAATGATCATGGGTCCACAGGACAACATTCATGCAGTGGCTCTTCTTCCAGAAGATGGTCCAGAAGAATTTACTGCAAAATTTGAAGCTGCTATCGAAGGATTGGATGATTTCCTAGTCTTTGCGGACCTTCTCGGTGGAACACCATGTAACGTGGTAAGCCGTTTGATCATGGAAGGTCGCGACATTGAACTCTACGCAGGGATGAATCTTCCAATGGTGATTGAATTTATCAATGCCAGCCTTACAGGTGCAGATGCGGACTACAAGAGCCGTGCTGCAGAAAGCATTGTGAAAGTCAATGATCTGTTAGCGGGCTTCGATGATGACGAAGATGAATAATACTCTTCGAAAATCAAATTCAAACCACGTCAGCGTCGCCTTGCCGTACTCAAGTACAGCCTGCGGCTAGCTTCCTAGTTTGCTCTTTGATTTTCATTGAGTATACGATGTAATAACGGCTAAATCGTTAGAGCATCTTATATAGAATATACATGGGAATGGGAGTCACTCCCATTCCCATATTTTCAATAGGAATGAAACAACAATAGATTAGAGGAACTCTATGCTAAATTACACAAAAGAAGAATTACTTGAACTGGGTGCAGAAATCACGACTCGTGAAATCTACCAACAGCCTGATGTATGGAAAGAAGCTTTTGAAGCCTATCAAGCGAAACGTGAAGAAATTGCAGCCTTTCTGCAAGGTATCGCTGATAAACATGACTATATTAAGGTTATCTTGACAGGCGCTGGGACTTCTGCTTATGTGGGAGATACCTTGGTGCCTTACTTTAAGGAAGTCTATGACGAACGCAAATGGAATTTCAATGCCATTGCGACAACTGATATTGTTGCCAATCCAGAAACTTATTTGAAAAAAGATGTGGCGACTGTTCTTGTATCCTTTGCTCGTAGTGGGAATTCACCTGAAAGTGTGGCGACGGTTGATTTGGCCAAAGCCTTGGTTGATGACCTCTATCAAGTGACCATTACATGTGCTGCAGATGGTAAATTGGCTCTTCAAGCTCATGGCGATGAGCGCAATCTTTTGCTCTTGCAACCAGCTGCTTCCAATGACGCTGGATTTGCCATGACTTCTAGCTTTACGTCCATGATGCTAACAGCTCTCTTGGTCTTTGATCCTACAGAATTTGCTGTGAAAGCTGAACGTTTTGAAGTTGTGACTAACCTTGCGCGTAAGGTTCTAGAAAATGCAGCAGACGTCAAAGAGCTTGTTGATTTAGACTTTAACCGCGTCATCTATCTTGGTGCTGGTCCTTTCTTTGGACTTGCTCATGAAGCTCAGCTCAAGATTTTGGAATTAACAGCTGGCCAAGTTGCGACCATGTATGAAAGTCCAGTCGGCTTCCGTCACGGTCCAAAATCTCTTATCAACGAAAATACAGTTGTTTTGGTCTTTGGCACAACGACAGACTACACTCGCAAGTACGATTTGGACTTGGTTCGTGAAGTGGCTGGTGATCAGATTGCTCGTCGTGTTGTGCTTTTGAGTGATCAAGCCTTTGGTCTTGAAAATGTCAAAGAAGTAGCACTTGGTTGTGGCGGTGTCTTGAACGATATTTACCGTGTCTTCCCTTATATCGTATATGCTCAACTCTTTGCCCTATTGACTTCGCTTAAAGTGGAAAACAAACCAGATACACCATCTCCTACTGGCACTGTAAACCGTGTGGTACAAGGTGTGATCATTCATGAATATCAAAAATAAGGAAGTGTCTATGAGTAAATTACAATTAAGTCCCAATAAAGTAGCTTGCTTGCAAAAACTATCTGACGAGAACGGCATTATCTCAGCTCTTGCCTTTGACCAACGTGGTGCTTTGAAACGTCTCATGGCTCAATACCAAACAGAGGAACCAACTGTGGCTCAAATGGAAGAACTCAAAGTCTTGGTAGCAGATGAATTGACAAAATACGCATCCTCTATGCTTCTAGACCCAGAGTATGGACTTCCAGCTACAAAAGCGCTTGATGCCAATGCTGGTCTTCTCCTTGCTTATGAGAAAACAGGTTACGACACAACAAGCACCAAACGCTTGCCTGACTGTTTGGATGTTTGGTCTGCAAAACGTATCAAGGAACAAGGTGCAGATGCTGTGAAGTTCTTGCTTTATTATGACGTAGACAGCGCTGACGAACTTAACCAAGAAAAACAAGCTTACATTGAACGTATCGGTTCAGAGTGTGTGGCGGAAGACATTCCATTCTTCCTTGAAATCCTCGCTTACGATGAAAAAATCGCTGACGCAGGTTCTGCAGAATACGCAAAAGTAAAACCACACAAGGTTATCGGTGCTATGAAAGTCTTCTCAGACCCACGCTTTAACATTGATGTTTTGAAAGTGGAAGTTCCAGTCAATGTGAAATACGTTGAAGGCTTTGGTGATGGTGAAATCGTGCATACACGCGAAGAAACGGCAGCCTTCTTTAAAGCACAAGATGAAGCAACAAATCTTCCATACATCTACTTGAGTGCGGGTGTATCAGCCAAACTCTTCCAAGAAACACTTGTCTTTGCTCACGAATCAGGCGCAAACTTCAACGGAGTTCTTTGTGGCCGTGCAACTTGGGCTGGATCAGTTGAAGCCTACATCAAAGACGGTGAGGCAGCAGCTCGTGAATGGCTTCGTACAACTGGATTTGAGAACATTGACGAACTCAACAAAGTTCTCAAAACTACAGCGACTTCATGGACTGAACGTGTAGAAGCATAAAACAAGTATAGAAGAATTCCCTTTTGTTAAGAAGATACTTAAGATTTTCTGACAAAGGATTCTGAAAATAGAAACTATAACCATAGATGGTGAATACACTTTCTATGGTTTGTTTACTTAATAGAAATAGAAAAAAGGAGATGAAAATGAAAGCATACACAGAGCGTGTATTTGGAAATCATGAGGGTAAGGATGTCTTGGCCTATCGCTTTGAAACGGATGCAGGCTATCAGCTGGAGGTTATGACCTATGGAGCGACGATTTTACGCTACGTAACTCCTGACAAGGCTGGAAATTTTGCCAATGTGATTTTGGGTTTTGATGATTTTGCTAGCTACGTAGGCAATAGTCCCAAGCATGGAGCAAGTGTAGGTCCTGTAGCGGGCCGTATTGCAGGTGCAACATTTGAGCTCAATGGCAAGACCTATGACCTTGAAGTCAACAATGCTAGCAACTGTAACCACAGTGGTTCAACAGGTTGGGATTCGAGCTTGTTTGAATTGGTCGAGGTGAGCGACCATGGCTTGACCCTCTACACAGAGCGTACAGACGGGACAGGAGGATTTCCTGGTAATCTTAAGATTTGGATTAGCTACCACTTGGAAGAAACTGGTGCCTACGAAGTCAGCTATAAGGTGACGACAGATCAGGATACGCTGGTCAATCCAACTAATCACAGCTACTTCAACTTGTCTGGTGATTTCACGCAGACAGTTGACCGCCATGTCTTCCAACTAAACACAGAGGGCATTTACCCAATTGCTCCGGACGGTGTTCCAGCAAAAACTCCAGATGCCAATCGCGACGTGGTGAAACACATCTACAATGGTGCTTTGTTGAAGGATATCTTTGCAGAGGACGATGAGCAAATCCAGCTGGTATCTGGTTTGGATCACCCATTTGCTCTTCCTGCAGGTCATGACAATGCTGGTTTCCTTTATGACCAAAACTCAGGTCGTTTCCTACTTTTCAAGACAGAGGCCCCTTGCTTTGTGGTCTACACAGCAAACTTTGTGGATGAGAGTGTCATCATAGCTGGTCAGCCAATGGTACAGCACAATGGGATTGCCCTTGAAGCGCAAGCTTTACCAGATGCCATTCACAGCGACCTCAAAGACCAAGTCATTCTCAAAGCAGGGGAAACTTTCACCAGCAAAACTCGCTACGAGCTTGTTGTAAAATAAAAAGAAGAGCTGGTTTCCAGCTCTTTTGAGTTGTCTTCGTTGACATTTTATTTCAATAGTGTATAATTGATGTAATTAACAAAGTTACAACAAACAAAAGGAGACACCCTATGACTTATGCTTACCAAAGCCACATTTACCTAGCAGAGGCGGTTTTAAATGTCAAGGATTTGAAGAGTCAAACGGCTTTTTATCATCAGACTATTGGCTTGGAGATTTTATCGCAAACGGAGGCAGAAGCGATTTTGGGACTAGGTAGAAAAGCCTTGGTCCACTTGATTCAGGCAGAAAAGTCTGGCGAAGTAAGGGAGCATTATGGGCTCTACCATCTGGCGATTTTGTTGCCGACACGAAAAGCTTTGGCAGATGTCTTGAAACACCTAAGTGATTTGCGTATTCCTCTGGTCGGGGGTGCAGATCATGGATACAGTGAAGCCCTTTATCTGGAGGATTTGGAAGGAAATGGCATTGAACTCTACCGTGATAAGCCAGTGTCTTCATGGGATATTCGAGAAGACGGTCGTATTATCGGTGTGACCGAAGCCCTTGCGGCACAGGACATCTATGAGTTAGGGGAAAAGGTGGATCCCTTTATCCTAGCGGAAGGGACGAGAATGGGGCATATCCATCTATCGGTTAAGGATAGCCACGCGGCGAGTCGGTTTTATCAAAAAGTGTTGGGGCTAGAGGATAAATTTAGTATTCCGAGTGCTAGTTGGATAGCGGCAGGTCAGTACCATCACCACCTGGCTGTTAACGAATGGGCTGGAAAAGGTCTGGCTCCGCGTGAGCAAGGCTTGCCAGGCTTGGCCTACTACGTCCTTGAGGTCGAAAGAAAGGAAGAACTCTTGGACATCGTTCAGCAAGCACAAGAGCTAGAAGCACCGATCAAATGGCTAAATTCGAGTGAACTGGATCTTGTAGACCCAGATGGGATTGTGACCCGCATTCGCTTGGCACGATGAGACGAGGAAAACACATCATTTACTTTAGAGACATAGAAAAAGGCGGATAAGCTCGCATTCTGTTTTTAGAATGCGGACTTGTTCGCTTTTTTATGGAATGACGA
Encoded here:
- a CDS encoding PTS sugar transporter subunit IIA, whose protein sequence is MSKSLILVSHGRFCEELKGSTEMIMGPQDNIHAVALLPEDGPEEFTAKFEAAIEGLDDFLVFADLLGGTPCNVVSRLIMEGRDIELYAGMNLPMVIEFINASLTGADADYKSRAAESIVKVNDLLAGFDDDEDE
- a CDS encoding SIS domain-containing protein encodes the protein MLNYTKEELLELGAEITTREIYQQPDVWKEAFEAYQAKREEIAAFLQGIADKHDYIKVILTGAGTSAYVGDTLVPYFKEVYDERKWNFNAIATTDIVANPETYLKKDVATVLVSFARSGNSPESVATVDLAKALVDDLYQVTITCAADGKLALQAHGDERNLLLLQPAASNDAGFAMTSSFTSMMLTALLVFDPTEFAVKAERFEVVTNLARKVLENAADVKELVDLDFNRVIYLGAGPFFGLAHEAQLKILELTAGQVATMYESPVGFRHGPKSLINENTVVLVFGTTTDYTRKYDLDLVREVAGDQIARRVVLLSDQAFGLENVKEVALGCGGVLNDIYRVFPYIVYAQLFALLTSLKVENKPDTPSPTGTVNRVVQGVIIHEYQK
- the lacD gene encoding tagatose-bisphosphate aldolase encodes the protein MSKLQLSPNKVACLQKLSDENGIISALAFDQRGALKRLMAQYQTEEPTVAQMEELKVLVADELTKYASSMLLDPEYGLPATKALDANAGLLLAYEKTGYDTTSTKRLPDCLDVWSAKRIKEQGADAVKFLLYYDVDSADELNQEKQAYIERIGSECVAEDIPFFLEILAYDEKIADAGSAEYAKVKPHKVIGAMKVFSDPRFNIDVLKVEVPVNVKYVEGFGDGEIVHTREETAAFFKAQDEATNLPYIYLSAGVSAKLFQETLVFAHESGANFNGVLCGRATWAGSVEAYIKDGEAAAREWLRTTGFENIDELNKVLKTTATSWTERVEA
- a CDS encoding aldose epimerase family protein; its protein translation is MKAYTERVFGNHEGKDVLAYRFETDAGYQLEVMTYGATILRYVTPDKAGNFANVILGFDDFASYVGNSPKHGASVGPVAGRIAGATFELNGKTYDLEVNNASNCNHSGSTGWDSSLFELVEVSDHGLTLYTERTDGTGGFPGNLKIWISYHLEETGAYEVSYKVTTDQDTLVNPTNHSYFNLSGDFTQTVDRHVFQLNTEGIYPIAPDGVPAKTPDANRDVVKHIYNGALLKDIFAEDDEQIQLVSGLDHPFALPAGHDNAGFLYDQNSGRFLLFKTEAPCFVVYTANFVDESVIIAGQPMVQHNGIALEAQALPDAIHSDLKDQVILKAGETFTSKTRYELVVK
- a CDS encoding VOC family protein produces the protein MTYAYQSHIYLAEAVLNVKDLKSQTAFYHQTIGLEILSQTEAEAILGLGRKALVHLIQAEKSGEVREHYGLYHLAILLPTRKALADVLKHLSDLRIPLVGGADHGYSEALYLEDLEGNGIELYRDKPVSSWDIREDGRIIGVTEALAAQDIYELGEKVDPFILAEGTRMGHIHLSVKDSHAASRFYQKVLGLEDKFSIPSASWIAAGQYHHHLAVNEWAGKGLAPREQGLPGLAYYVLEVERKEELLDIVQQAQELEAPIKWLNSSELDLVDPDGIVTRIRLAR